One segment of Pseudoalteromonas rubra DNA contains the following:
- a CDS encoding YqgE/AlgH family protein has translation MQSLANHFLVAMPNLQDPFFKHTVTYICEHNEEGAMGLVVNHPINVTVGELLDQIEIDNDKSSNAASQSVFAGGPVHTDRGFVLHTPKPGYASSRELSSDMMITTSKDVLASLTSHNCPDAFIITLGYSGWEQGQLEKEILENSWLIIEADPAIIFNTPPEKRWEKAVEMLGIDAGQLSTEAGHA, from the coding sequence ATGCAATCACTCGCAAATCATTTTTTGGTCGCCATGCCAAATTTGCAAGATCCCTTCTTTAAGCACACAGTCACCTATATTTGTGAGCACAACGAAGAAGGCGCAATGGGCCTGGTCGTCAATCACCCCATTAACGTGACTGTGGGTGAACTGCTTGATCAGATAGAAATTGATAACGATAAATCCAGTAACGCGGCAAGCCAGTCTGTGTTTGCCGGTGGGCCAGTACATACTGACCGCGGCTTTGTATTACATACACCCAAACCCGGTTACGCGTCTAGCCGGGAACTCAGTTCAGACATGATGATCACCACTTCCAAAGATGTGCTGGCCTCACTGACCTCACATAACTGTCCGGATGCCTTTATCATTACTCTGGGCTATTCAGGGTGGGAACAGGGACAGCTGGAAAAAGAGATCCTGGAAAACTCCTGGTTGATCATTGAAGCCGATCCGGCCATTATTTTTAATACGCCCCCAGAAAAACGCTGGGAAAAAGCAGTCGAAATGCTCGGCATCGATGCCGGGCAACTGAGCACTGAGGCGGGACACGCCTAA
- the ruvX gene encoding Holliday junction resolvase RuvX, with protein sequence MSNNDKTAPGQRTVIGFDFGTRSIGLAVGQEITGTASSLGAVKARDGIPDWQDIAPYIEQWKPDLLVVGLPLNMDGTNQDLTFRAKKFANRLHNQFRLPVETQDERLTTADAKARLFEQGGYRSLAKDKIDGMSAIIILESFFEAQWG encoded by the coding sequence ATGAGTAATAACGATAAAACAGCACCCGGCCAGCGTACGGTCATAGGCTTTGATTTTGGTACCCGAAGCATCGGCCTGGCAGTCGGTCAGGAAATAACGGGCACCGCCAGCAGTCTGGGGGCAGTCAAAGCCCGTGACGGAATTCCCGACTGGCAGGATATCGCCCCGTATATCGAACAGTGGAAACCCGATCTGCTGGTTGTTGGTTTGCCATTAAATATGGATGGCACGAATCAGGATCTGACCTTTCGCGCTAAAAAGTTTGCCAACCGGCTGCACAACCAGTTTCGCTTACCTGTCGAGACTCAGGATGAGCGCCTGACCACGGCAGATGCCAAAGCCCGACTGTTTGAACAAGGGGGTTATCGCTCGCTGGCAAAAGACAAGATTGATGGCATGTCGGCCATAATCATTCTGGAGAGTTTTTTTGAGGCGCAATGGGGTTAA
- the rsmE gene encoding 16S rRNA (uracil(1498)-N(3))-methyltransferase, which yields MRIPHIYQPSDLVIGEAIDLGDDAAGHVARVLRMGEGDKLSLFNGQGGEYLATISEVSKKKVRVMPEQFIDKHVESPLSIHLGQGISRGDKMDFTIQKSVELGITEITPLFTTRCGVKLSGERLAKKHQQWQKIAIAAAEQSGRNTITTIHPPISIDDWLAQTSDALKLTLHPRAEHSIKTLPAPEHGIRFLVGPEGGFTDEEIAATAQQGFIDIRLGPRVLRTETAALTVLSALQLEFGDLAL from the coding sequence ATGCGCATACCTCATATTTACCAGCCTTCCGACCTTGTTATTGGCGAAGCAATTGACCTTGGCGATGATGCCGCCGGGCACGTTGCCCGTGTACTGCGTATGGGAGAAGGTGACAAACTCAGCTTGTTCAATGGCCAGGGCGGCGAGTATCTGGCAACCATCAGCGAGGTCAGTAAAAAGAAAGTTCGGGTAATGCCTGAGCAATTCATTGATAAGCACGTTGAGTCACCACTGTCCATTCATCTCGGTCAGGGCATTTCTCGCGGCGACAAAATGGACTTTACCATTCAGAAATCAGTGGAGTTGGGGATCACTGAGATCACTCCCTTATTCACTACCCGCTGCGGTGTTAAACTCAGTGGCGAACGGTTGGCAAAGAAACATCAGCAATGGCAGAAAATCGCCATCGCAGCCGCGGAACAGTCTGGACGAAATACCATAACCACCATTCATCCGCCGATTTCAATTGATGACTGGCTGGCACAGACGAGTGACGCTTTAAAGCTGACACTGCACCCCAGAGCCGAACACTCCATTAAAACCCTGCCTGCCCCTGAGCATGGTATCCGTTTCCTAGTTGGTCCTGAAGGCGGCTTTACCGACGAAGAAATAGCTGCCACAGCCCAGCAAGGCTTCATCGATATTCGCCTCGGCCCGCGCGTATTGCGCACAGAAACCGCAGCGCTGACCGTACTCAGCGCATTACAGCTTGAGTTCGGCGACCTGGCCCTTTAA
- the gshB gene encoding glutathione synthase: MAAKLGIISDPISGFNIKKDTGFAMMLAAQARGYELYYMEMQDLYLYQGEARATAAKATVFDDEQHWYELADKDDIALSDLDVILMRKDPPFDTEYIYATYILERAEQAGTLVINKPQSLRDANEKLFTAWFSEHTPDTLVTRSASQIREFLTKHGDIILKPLDGMGGASIFRVRQDDPNIGVICETLTEHGSRFAMAQNYVPAIKDGDKRVLVVDGEVMPYCLARIPQGGETRGNLAAGGRGEARPISDSDRKIAEAVAPVLKEKGLIFVGLDIIGDKLTEINVTAPTCVKEIEAAYDISIMDKFFDAIAAKLDHTKG, translated from the coding sequence ATGGCAGCGAAACTCGGGATCATCTCAGATCCAATCAGTGGCTTTAATATCAAAAAAGATACTGGCTTCGCCATGATGCTGGCAGCGCAGGCACGTGGTTATGAGCTTTACTACATGGAAATGCAGGATCTGTATTTGTATCAGGGTGAAGCCCGGGCAACCGCCGCTAAGGCCACCGTGTTTGACGATGAACAGCACTGGTATGAACTGGCAGACAAAGATGACATAGCACTGAGCGATCTGGATGTGATTTTAATGCGCAAAGATCCCCCGTTCGATACTGAATATATTTACGCGACCTACATACTGGAGCGCGCTGAACAAGCCGGTACATTGGTAATCAACAAACCACAAAGCCTGCGCGACGCCAATGAAAAGCTGTTTACCGCCTGGTTCAGCGAGCATACGCCAGATACCTTAGTGACACGCTCTGCGTCTCAGATCCGTGAGTTTTTGACCAAACACGGAGATATCATTCTTAAGCCGCTGGATGGCATGGGTGGCGCCTCAATTTTCCGGGTACGTCAGGATGACCCGAACATAGGCGTGATCTGTGAAACCCTCACCGAACATGGCAGTCGCTTTGCGATGGCGCAAAATTACGTGCCAGCCATTAAAGACGGCGACAAACGCGTCCTGGTGGTCGACGGAGAAGTCATGCCCTACTGTCTTGCCCGCATCCCACAAGGGGGCGAAACACGTGGCAACCTCGCCGCAGGCGGTCGTGGCGAAGCGCGCCCTATCAGCGATAGCGACCGAAAAATTGCAGAAGCGGTTGCCCCTGTCCTGAAAGAAAAAGGTCTGATTTTTGTCGGTCTGGACATCATTGGTGACAAGCTCACCGAGATTAATGTCACAGCGCCAACCTGTGTTAAAGAAATTGAGGCGGCGTATGATATTTCGATTATGGATAAGTTTTTTGATGCCATTGCAGCAAAACTCGACCATACTAAAGGGTAA
- the glnE gene encoding bifunctional [glutamate--ammonia ligase]-adenylyl-L-tyrosine phosphorylase/[glutamate--ammonia-ligase] adenylyltransferase, whose translation MDFGGLPQALGELAEERCQALFAQHTSNPAVLRLLGLSDFAYRILQRHPDWIEWLLDHEQMQQRACPAPLTEPLAELDEASCFRQLREYRQRYWLKLMWLDLVEGNSIADSIAYQSRLSETLIDWANRWAQANVAKSNGQVCDEHQTPVPMLVLGMGKLGGGELNFSSDIDLIFTYPLAKSTEGGRRSIEAQVFYTKVAQKLIAALDQCTADGQVFRVDMRLRPFGDSGPLVMSFAAMEDYYQDQGREWERYAMLKARLLGEENPYWDEFKTLIRPFVFRRYIDFSVIESLRKMKHMIAQEVRRKGLTNNIKLGAGGIREVEFIVQALQMIRGGREPELQTPSLLSALEQLQHLSLIPPEVGEVLSQQYLLLRRTEQYLQAFDDCQTQTLPDDELGQQRLAVLLECTQYSDVLAMLEQAQVAVRAEFTQVIGEEPELGEALAPEYVSAWEQRDISYLESPLPEAVSAAWQQSLEQFHLGLSKTQMGTRGRDVLDKLMPALLCEITRAPVAEILDRVLQVILKIASRTAYLELLFENRGALQQLIKLCAHSVWIAEQVARYPILLDELIDPAVLYRPLPLSAYYSEVQQYFLRIDSEDLELQMEALRQFKQTQALRIAAADATGVLDIMKVSDHLTALSEAIIAKAVDIAWQQMVRRYGVPEGADAEHKGFAVVAYGKAGGLELGYNSDLDLVFVHNRDGNSVTTGDKSISSRQFYLKLAQRLMHLFNTRTNSGILYELDTRLRPEGNSGLLAINIESFYQYQQEQAWTWEHQALVRSRMVLGEPELVTRFNEIRHEILCQHRDNSTLSKDIVEMREKMRGHLDKSTEVEFDLKQGVGGMTDIEFIAQYLVLNYAHAHPELARFPDNIRIFEMAHHAGVIDNATQSALTEAYCEFRDRYHLHSLNAGGRGVAMHEVAEWVDTVKVAWQRLLG comes from the coding sequence ATGGATTTCGGTGGCTTGCCCCAGGCTCTTGGGGAGCTGGCAGAGGAACGCTGTCAGGCACTGTTTGCCCAACACACAAGCAACCCAGCCGTGCTCAGGCTACTTGGATTGAGTGATTTTGCGTATCGTATATTGCAGCGTCATCCAGACTGGATTGAGTGGTTGCTGGATCACGAACAAATGCAACAAAGAGCCTGCCCGGCACCACTCACGGAACCGCTCGCGGAACTGGATGAAGCCAGCTGCTTCAGGCAACTGCGTGAATACCGTCAGCGCTACTGGCTTAAGCTGATGTGGCTTGACCTGGTGGAGGGGAATTCAATCGCTGACAGTATTGCCTACCAGTCACGGCTCAGTGAAACGCTGATCGATTGGGCAAACCGTTGGGCACAAGCCAATGTTGCCAAAAGCAATGGTCAGGTGTGCGATGAACATCAAACGCCTGTGCCTATGCTGGTGTTGGGGATGGGTAAGTTGGGTGGTGGTGAACTGAATTTTTCTTCGGATATTGATCTGATTTTTACCTATCCGCTTGCCAAATCGACTGAAGGTGGACGCCGCAGTATTGAGGCACAGGTGTTTTATACAAAAGTGGCGCAAAAACTCATTGCTGCGCTCGATCAATGTACCGCCGATGGGCAGGTGTTTCGTGTTGATATGCGCCTGCGGCCTTTTGGCGACAGTGGCCCTTTGGTTATGAGCTTTGCTGCCATGGAAGATTACTATCAGGATCAGGGTAGGGAGTGGGAGCGCTATGCGATGCTCAAGGCGCGTCTGCTTGGTGAAGAAAACCCGTACTGGGATGAGTTTAAAACCCTGATCCGCCCTTTTGTGTTTCGTCGTTATATTGACTTCTCGGTGATTGAGTCCTTGCGCAAAATGAAGCACATGATTGCTCAGGAGGTTCGGCGTAAAGGGCTGACGAATAACATTAAGCTCGGCGCGGGCGGGATCCGCGAAGTGGAGTTTATTGTTCAGGCACTGCAAATGATCCGTGGCGGTCGCGAACCGGAATTGCAAACCCCATCACTATTGTCAGCATTAGAGCAGCTTCAGCACTTGTCTTTGATCCCACCGGAAGTCGGTGAAGTGCTGTCTCAGCAATATCTGTTACTGCGTCGTACAGAACAATATTTACAGGCGTTTGATGACTGTCAGACACAGACTTTGCCGGATGATGAGCTAGGTCAGCAGCGTCTGGCGGTACTGCTGGAGTGCACTCAGTATAGCGATGTATTGGCTATGCTCGAGCAGGCCCAGGTTGCGGTACGGGCCGAGTTTACTCAGGTTATAGGAGAAGAGCCTGAGCTTGGCGAGGCGCTGGCACCGGAATATGTCTCTGCCTGGGAGCAACGCGATATCAGCTATCTGGAATCGCCGCTACCAGAGGCTGTCAGTGCTGCCTGGCAGCAGTCTCTGGAGCAATTTCACCTCGGATTGAGTAAAACGCAAATGGGCACGCGCGGCAGAGATGTGCTGGATAAACTGATGCCGGCTTTGCTCTGCGAAATAACCCGAGCCCCGGTGGCTGAAATACTCGACAGGGTGTTACAGGTGATCCTGAAAATCGCCTCGCGCACGGCTTACCTGGAATTACTGTTTGAAAATCGTGGGGCATTACAGCAATTGATTAAGCTATGTGCGCACAGTGTCTGGATAGCTGAGCAGGTAGCACGCTATCCTATCTTGCTCGATGAGTTGATCGATCCAGCGGTATTGTACCGGCCGCTGCCGCTGAGCGCCTATTATAGTGAAGTTCAGCAGTACTTTTTACGTATCGACAGTGAAGATCTCGAATTACAAATGGAAGCGCTGCGTCAGTTTAAGCAAACTCAGGCATTACGGATTGCCGCTGCAGATGCCACTGGGGTGCTGGATATCATGAAAGTCAGCGATCACCTGACTGCACTGTCCGAAGCCATTATCGCCAAAGCGGTGGATATCGCCTGGCAACAAATGGTGAGACGTTATGGGGTACCCGAAGGGGCTGATGCAGAGCACAAAGGTTTTGCCGTGGTGGCCTATGGTAAAGCGGGTGGGCTGGAGCTGGGATACAACTCAGACCTCGATCTGGTGTTTGTGCATAATCGCGATGGTAACAGTGTCACCACCGGGGACAAATCGATTTCATCACGTCAGTTTTATTTGAAACTGGCGCAGCGCTTAATGCACCTGTTCAATACCCGTACTAATTCCGGCATTTTGTATGAACTGGATACCCGCTTGAGACCGGAAGGGAACTCGGGCCTGCTGGCGATTAACATCGAGAGTTTTTATCAATATCAGCAAGAGCAAGCCTGGACCTGGGAGCATCAGGCACTGGTGCGCTCGCGTATGGTGCTGGGCGAGCCCGAACTGGTCACGCGGTTTAATGAGATCCGCCACGAGATACTGTGTCAGCATCGCGATAACAGCACACTGAGCAAAGACATTGTTGAGATGCGCGAAAAGATGCGCGGGCATCTGGACAAGAGCACTGAGGTGGAGTTTGATTTAAAGCAGGGTGTTGGCGGGATGACGGA